A genomic region of Camelus ferus isolate YT-003-E chromosome 11, BCGSAC_Cfer_1.0, whole genome shotgun sequence contains the following coding sequences:
- the LOC102504585 gene encoding pancreatic lipase-related protein 2 isoform X1, producing the protein MKHHWPHRKMLHSWTIGLLLLTTVRGKEICYRPFGCFSDEKPWAGTLKRPLKLFPWAPEDIKARFLLYTNENPNNYQLINVTDLATIEASNFQLDRKTRFIVHGFLDKGEESWPTDLCKKMFKVEKVNCICVDWKHGARTRYTHAVQNIRLVGAEIAFLIQGLSTELGYGLENVHLIGHSLGAHAVAEAGRRLQGRVSRITGLDPAEPCFQGTPEEVRLDPSDAMFVDVIHTDTAPIIPFLGFGMSQKVGHLDFFPNGGKQMPGCQKNILSTIIDVNGLWEGTHDFIACNHLRSYKYYSSSILSPDGFLGYPCASYNEFQENSCFPCPAEGCPKMGHYADQFQGKTRAVGQTFFLNTGSSGNFTCWRYRVSVTLAGKKKVTGYIRVALYGSNGNSKQYEIFKGSLQPNTSHMHDIDVDLNVGKIQKVKFLWNNNAINLFQPKLGASQITVQSGEDRTEYNFCSNNTVQEDVLQTLYPC; encoded by the exons ATGAAACACCACTGGCCACACAG GAAGATGCTGCACTCCTGGACTATCGGCCTTCTCCTGCTGACCACAGTCAGAG gaaAGGAGATTTGCTACAGACCTTTTGGATGCTTTTCCGATGAAAAGCCATGGGCCGGGACCCTTAAGCGGCCGTTAAAGTTATTTCCCTGGGCCCCCGAGGACATCAAGGCCCGCTTTCTTCTGTACACAAATGAGAATCCAAACAACTACCAA CTGATCAACGTCACTGACCTAGCCACTATTGAGGCTTCAAACTTCCAACTGGACCGCAAGACACGCTTCATCGTCCATGGCTTCCTAGACAAGGGGGAGGAGAGCTGGCCCACTGACCTGTGCAAG aaaatgtttaaagtggAGAAGGTGAACTGCATCTGTGTGGACTGGAAACATGGAGCCCGGACGCGATATACCCATGCAGTCCAGAACATTCGCCTCGTGGGAGCGGAGATAGCTTTCTTAATACAAGGGCTGTCG ACTGAGCTGGGCTATGGCCTCGAGAACGTGCACCTCATCGGCCACAGCCTGGGCGCGCACGCGGTCGCGGAGGCGggcaggaggctgcagggccGCGTGAGCAGGATCACAG GGCTGGATCCGGCAGAGCCATGCTTCCAGGGCACTCCCGAGGAGGTTCGGTTGGACCCATCCGATGCCATGTTTGTGGATGTGATTCACACGGATACTGCTCCCATCATCCCTTTCCTAG GTTTTGGGATGAGCCAAAAGGTGGGCCATCTGGATTTCTTCCCCAATGGAGGAAAGCAAATGCCTGGATGTCAGAAAAATATCCTTTCAACCATCATTGATGTAAATGGACTATGGGAAG GAACCCATGACTTTATTGCTTGCAATCACCTAAGAAGCTACAAGTATTACTCAAGCAGTATCCTCAGCCCCGATGGCTTCCTAGGCTACCCATGTGCCTCCTACAATGAGTTTCAGGAG aATAGCTGTTTCCCTTGTCCAGCTGAAGGATGCCCCAAAATGGGGCACTATGCAGACCAATTTCAGGGGAAAACCAGAGCTGTGGGACAGACCTTTTTCCTGAACACAGGAAGCAGCGGTAACTTTACTT GTTGGAGATATAGGGTATCCGTCACACTggctggaaaaaagaaagtgactGGGTACATCAGGGTTGCTTTGTATGGAAGCAACGGAAACTCAAAACAATATGAAATTTTCAA AGGATCGCTCCAACCAAATACAAGTCATATGCATGACATTGATGTGGACCTCAATGTTGGAAAAATCCAGAAGGTCAAATTCCTCTGGAACAACAATGCGATAAATCTCTTCCAGCCCAAACTGGGAGCCTCTCAAATCACAGTGCAAAGTGGTGAAGATAGGACTGA GTATAATTTTTGCAGCAACAACACAGTGCAAGAAGATGTTTTACAAACTCTCTACCCTTGTTAA
- the LOC102504585 gene encoding pancreatic lipase-related protein 2 isoform X2, protein MLHSWTIGLLLLTTVRGKEICYRPFGCFSDEKPWAGTLKRPLKLFPWAPEDIKARFLLYTNENPNNYQLINVTDLATIEASNFQLDRKTRFIVHGFLDKGEESWPTDLCKKMFKVEKVNCICVDWKHGARTRYTHAVQNIRLVGAEIAFLIQGLSTELGYGLENVHLIGHSLGAHAVAEAGRRLQGRVSRITGLDPAEPCFQGTPEEVRLDPSDAMFVDVIHTDTAPIIPFLGFGMSQKVGHLDFFPNGGKQMPGCQKNILSTIIDVNGLWEGTHDFIACNHLRSYKYYSSSILSPDGFLGYPCASYNEFQENSCFPCPAEGCPKMGHYADQFQGKTRAVGQTFFLNTGSSGNFTCWRYRVSVTLAGKKKVTGYIRVALYGSNGNSKQYEIFKGSLQPNTSHMHDIDVDLNVGKIQKVKFLWNNNAINLFQPKLGASQITVQSGEDRTEYNFCSNNTVQEDVLQTLYPC, encoded by the exons ATGCTGCACTCCTGGACTATCGGCCTTCTCCTGCTGACCACAGTCAGAG gaaAGGAGATTTGCTACAGACCTTTTGGATGCTTTTCCGATGAAAAGCCATGGGCCGGGACCCTTAAGCGGCCGTTAAAGTTATTTCCCTGGGCCCCCGAGGACATCAAGGCCCGCTTTCTTCTGTACACAAATGAGAATCCAAACAACTACCAA CTGATCAACGTCACTGACCTAGCCACTATTGAGGCTTCAAACTTCCAACTGGACCGCAAGACACGCTTCATCGTCCATGGCTTCCTAGACAAGGGGGAGGAGAGCTGGCCCACTGACCTGTGCAAG aaaatgtttaaagtggAGAAGGTGAACTGCATCTGTGTGGACTGGAAACATGGAGCCCGGACGCGATATACCCATGCAGTCCAGAACATTCGCCTCGTGGGAGCGGAGATAGCTTTCTTAATACAAGGGCTGTCG ACTGAGCTGGGCTATGGCCTCGAGAACGTGCACCTCATCGGCCACAGCCTGGGCGCGCACGCGGTCGCGGAGGCGggcaggaggctgcagggccGCGTGAGCAGGATCACAG GGCTGGATCCGGCAGAGCCATGCTTCCAGGGCACTCCCGAGGAGGTTCGGTTGGACCCATCCGATGCCATGTTTGTGGATGTGATTCACACGGATACTGCTCCCATCATCCCTTTCCTAG GTTTTGGGATGAGCCAAAAGGTGGGCCATCTGGATTTCTTCCCCAATGGAGGAAAGCAAATGCCTGGATGTCAGAAAAATATCCTTTCAACCATCATTGATGTAAATGGACTATGGGAAG GAACCCATGACTTTATTGCTTGCAATCACCTAAGAAGCTACAAGTATTACTCAAGCAGTATCCTCAGCCCCGATGGCTTCCTAGGCTACCCATGTGCCTCCTACAATGAGTTTCAGGAG aATAGCTGTTTCCCTTGTCCAGCTGAAGGATGCCCCAAAATGGGGCACTATGCAGACCAATTTCAGGGGAAAACCAGAGCTGTGGGACAGACCTTTTTCCTGAACACAGGAAGCAGCGGTAACTTTACTT GTTGGAGATATAGGGTATCCGTCACACTggctggaaaaaagaaagtgactGGGTACATCAGGGTTGCTTTGTATGGAAGCAACGGAAACTCAAAACAATATGAAATTTTCAA AGGATCGCTCCAACCAAATACAAGTCATATGCATGACATTGATGTGGACCTCAATGTTGGAAAAATCCAGAAGGTCAAATTCCTCTGGAACAACAATGCGATAAATCTCTTCCAGCCCAAACTGGGAGCCTCTCAAATCACAGTGCAAAGTGGTGAAGATAGGACTGA GTATAATTTTTGCAGCAACAACACAGTGCAAGAAGATGTTTTACAAACTCTCTACCCTTGTTAA